In a single window of the Paenibacillus sp. MMS20-IR301 genome:
- a CDS encoding replicative DNA helicase: MDRFELEGALSGFQERMSKVALFDPLFELQRKKQTDANGQPIDMMELGLLTLLFFFEQKLVRNSKAGAKDLALYLLRIMDDKLQVDSAKGEELARDIIQIFRPASGKKREFSFFNWESRERQTVYTSILRANAFDVKSNTQYYALDEDGLELVFATKEFYSEFQLSIHQLVLRKQLEKGEFQGALRQINEMRVDVESLQERMLKLEHEIKRSIVSEETLKRYSGLLDDIYTRLQRENDEFAELRQFVKETRTRLYADNNPDKQGRAYEYILRIASELEKVHAEHSGLLQKSMDLKNQALYSAKESLYYTGLSSFNFEQDVAGVVLGLPLPLESMRGIVSPFMGLGQSRVWSPLTLFAEQNVTGTGELEPREEGFLEAADEQSGLQFTLQRGAFFAEIMELLIQELDKGPELELRLFIERLSDYGCQDWLQRRSFYDFMLILHQRSPVRPSSADVSEEKSGLDKVFGLLGGRVLLVEEAAGLAMAGARYQIQNMKLKWEDR, encoded by the coding sequence ATGGACAGATTTGAACTAGAAGGCGCGCTTTCCGGATTTCAGGAACGAATGTCGAAGGTGGCACTGTTTGACCCTTTATTTGAATTGCAGCGGAAAAAGCAGACCGACGCCAACGGCCAGCCGATTGATATGATGGAGCTGGGCCTCCTTACGCTGCTGTTCTTCTTCGAACAGAAGCTGGTCAGAAATTCAAAGGCAGGTGCCAAAGATCTGGCACTGTATCTGCTGCGCATTATGGATGATAAGCTGCAGGTGGATAGTGCGAAAGGTGAGGAACTGGCGCGTGATATTATTCAAATCTTCCGGCCGGCGTCCGGCAAGAAACGTGAGTTCTCCTTCTTCAATTGGGAATCCCGGGAACGCCAAACCGTATATACTTCAATCCTGCGGGCGAATGCTTTTGATGTGAAGAGTAATACGCAATATTATGCACTGGATGAAGACGGGCTGGAGCTGGTGTTCGCGACGAAGGAATTCTATTCGGAATTTCAGCTGTCCATTCATCAACTGGTTCTGCGGAAGCAGCTTGAGAAGGGCGAATTTCAGGGAGCACTGCGCCAGATCAATGAAATGCGCGTCGACGTCGAATCTTTGCAGGAGCGTATGCTGAAGCTGGAGCATGAGATTAAGCGCAGTATCGTATCAGAGGAGACGCTGAAGCGTTATAGCGGACTGCTGGATGATATCTACACCAGGCTGCAGCGAGAAAATGACGAATTTGCTGAGCTGAGGCAATTTGTGAAAGAAACGCGGACACGGCTGTATGCTGACAATAATCCGGACAAGCAGGGGCGGGCGTATGAGTACATTTTGCGGATCGCCAGTGAACTGGAGAAAGTACATGCTGAACATTCGGGGTTACTGCAGAAGAGCATGGACTTGAAGAATCAGGCGCTGTATTCTGCTAAGGAATCGCTATATTACACAGGCCTTAGCTCCTTCAATTTCGAACAGGATGTAGCCGGGGTTGTACTGGGACTGCCGCTTCCGCTGGAATCGATGAGAGGCATCGTCTCTCCATTTATGGGTCTCGGGCAGAGCCGTGTGTGGTCACCGCTGACGTTGTTTGCAGAGCAGAATGTTACCGGCACAGGTGAGCTGGAACCACGGGAAGAGGGATTTCTGGAAGCTGCGGATGAGCAAAGCGGGCTGCAGTTCACCCTGCAGAGGGGAGCGTTTTTTGCGGAAATTATGGAGCTGTTAATACAGGAGCTGGATAAGGGACCGGAGCTTGAGCTCCGTTTATTTATAGAGAGGTTAAGCGATTACGGATGCCAGGATTGGCTGCAGCGGCGCAGCTTCTATGATTTCATGCTGATTCTGCACCAGCGGAGTCCGGTAAGGCCATCGTCTGCGGAC